The genome window TCAGCAGCGTCACCCTGCGCGCCCTAATGAATTAAAATCAAGCGCACCCGTATagacaaaaatacattaaaacaagCGCTTCTGTGCAATAAAAAGCTCCCCGTCAACATGTTGGATGGAATAACGCAACTGTAATTTAATGTGTGATCATATTttgctcttttattttattacccTTGATTACCTGCAACGCCTTGATACCACCGCTAACCAATAGGGTGAGTTCATTCTATCGATGTATTTTTTGACTGcaacctatttttttaaatatttatattatttttaatagggaTTTAAGAGGATAACACAGTAGCGAGTAGGATAATTGCATCCAATGGGAGGCGATATAAAATAAAAGTTGCCGGATAACTTAAAActgcaaaaacaaagaagaaagcgCCGCAAATTGTCGCAAACTGTCGCAATTTACttggagaagaagaaaacagCATTTCGGTGGCAAAAAACATGGCGGCACGTATGGGTTGTGAACATTATGCGCGGAGTTGCTTATTAAAAGTGAGTTCTTTTTTCTCACCCCTATATTGATCAGAAATCATTTATCTACCATTAAAATGCACGAATACTGTCTTTTAAGTAATTATTTCTGTTGGGCACATGTAAATCATTATGTCTGCCAGTCTACGCATTTAGACCGAGAGTAATGTATACGTTTCATTAATCAGGTGCAATATCCGAATTGCGTGATTGCGTATACATACTTTTTTCTCTCATGATATTTAATCATCAGTAAATGGCAATCATTAAATCTGATTGGCTTGAAAGGGTACGCAAATGTTGGCCACAACTAATAGAAATGGGTTTGATATTGATTTCAGAAACCCTGCAACGATTGCacagtcattattattattatctatgctcctagtttttttatattagaCATGCAGTAAAATTTAATCATCATAACCTCCTGGATTTTGGTGGGATTATATTTAGGAGTGCGTGGGCTCTTCTAAAAATGACTGTAAACAGCCGCTTGAATGTATTGCTATATATAACTATCATACAGAAAATATCAgaatatatgtatttgtgttaTCCAGGCCCCATGCTGTGGTAAACTGTATGTGTGTAGGCTATGTCACGATGCAGAGGAGAACCACCAGATGGATCGCTTCAAAGTGGAATGGGTAGAATGCTCTGAGTGTCAAACATTACAGCAGGTATGTTATTtcaagattttattttgtgatcACACAGTATTCTTGTAATATCAGAAAATTTCAAACATTTCATCATTTAAAGGAATTCAATCTAGTGTATAGTGTGGAGCATACTTAATTTTGCcagatttgtaattgttttagGGACACCATGTTAGATCTAATTCTCCTTTTTTAGGCACAACAGACATGTCAGCAATGTCATGTGAAGTTTGGGGAATATTACTGTGATATTTGCCATTTGTTTGATAAGGATAAGAAACAATATCACTGTCAGCCTTGTGGCATCTGTAGGTAAGTTAACACAAAAGGCAAAACGTTACTGTTTTTATTGTGTACTTGTTAcaatgtaaaaaatgcaaccttgtttttaattaatttactaTTAACATATTCAGGATAGGTCCAAGAGGGAAATATTTCCATTGTGATAAGTGCAATTTGTGTTTAGCACTCGACCTGCAGGGGAATCACAAAGTGAGTACtatatttgtgcactttaaatttaaaacaataaatattttcaggGATGAGGACTTGTATCTTACATTTACCTAACCTTTCAACTTTCAGTGTGTTGAGAATGTTTCCAGGCAGAATTGTCCAGTATGTATGGAGGTAATGATTTTGATATTGAATGGTTATAGGAGCCGAAATAGTACATATATGGATGGCTTCCAATTTTATTTACGCACTTCAAATTGTGTGTCCACCTATAGGATATCCACACATCTCGAATTGGAGCGCACGTTCTTCCCTGTGGACATCTTCTCCATAAGTATAGCTCTTAAATCTTACATTCAGTCTTCGGCAATTTTAGCTATGAACTACAAAATTATGTTTGTTCCTACAGGAGCTGTTTTGATGACATGGTCAGAACAAAGTATGTATCCCACACTCAGAAGATTATAGAACAGATGAGAAATAAGTGACATGTATAAGCTTTTTACAACTATTTCTAAGGAACATTATCTACAAATGGTAGAAACATGTTTTCCCCCTCTTTGTTGTAGTGCTTACCGCTGCCCACTTTGCATGCACTCAGTTTGGAACATGACCGATCACTGGGAACAGATTGACAAAGAAATTGCAATGTCACCAATGCCTACGGAATACCAGGGTGCCACTGTCAAAGTAAGTTGAATCTTGAGTATAATTAGGCGCTTACGAAAAAGTAAATGGACTACAGAGTATTATTGACCATGTGGTGTTAAATATTAATGCCACAGAAATTTATTTGCTTCAAATTAATTCCTGTTTTCTATTTTCCTTGTCAAAGATTATATGTAATGACTGTCAAGCCCACTGTACGGTGCCTTTCCATGTCCTGGGGATGAAGTGCAAGGATTGCGGATCGTATAATACTGCAAAGGATGGAGGTCTAATCCAGCAACCTGAACAGCAGCATCCTGAGCCAGATCATGACAATGAGCCAGCAACAGAAGTTGAGCAGCAGCAACTTAATCAAGCAGAGTGAATTGTGCCAGATTAGCATGTATTCATGGATTTTTCTTGCATTCACTTCAAATTAAAAGCTGCAATTGGATTGGGACCTTGCAACCATAGTCAACTGCTATAGCTCCAGCTCACCAATGACTTAAATGCCATGGACATAAAATGGGTGGCTACTGgaataatgtaaaatatgtagtttgacattttgttcCCACTTAACTTTGACAGGATTTAATAAACTACATTCATACAATTGATCAACATACCCTTACAAATGGTTTTAATTGGTTGCTGTccttatatttttcattaagtTGGAGCGATGTTTTTATATTCTACATAATTGATCATAGTAAATACATTTGTACAGATCATGCATGTATAAATAAAGAGAATTATATTACTTGAATGGCATTGAATTTTGATACACTAACTGAATTGATGAAACCCCAAATGCAATATAAATGGACAAATTTACTACAACATTGAGGAACTAACAGTTAATGATTACTTTAAGTCAACCAAAATTATCTTTAGAATATAATTTTAtgataatacattttaattcaagtaaatagtattactgtacatgcaAGTGACCAATCTCCTGAGAATTTGGGGCCTGAATATTTGTCAAAATAATCACTCCCAAGTAGTATCTACTCATTTTAGAGTTAACTCGATTGAAGCAGTTTTGTAATTCTTGCAggcttaaaatcattttttttttaaacctcgtCTTCAACATATCCTGCTGGCCATGCCATCtagtttttaattttctgtatttttactatcaaataaagaaaacaaatatcaaACAAATATAGGAAACCATGAAGCGAactttattttcaacatttacTGAAATTAGTCCCCAGCTGCAGAATCCTGAAATAAAATAGGTAAAAATTATACCAtgacattggtcaaaatgttttaatactTGTCTTACCTTTTTCTCCTGGTTTCCCCCTGAGGTCTCTGTAGGGGGAGCCACTGCAGTTTTGCTCTCTAGGTTAGTCATACTTGTTTCTTTCTCGCTGTCTGGATTAGCCACCCTGTAGTACAGAAGCACGTACAATAGAAATGAGTTTCAGATgacattttccacattttggTCAATGATCTTTTCAATGCAAATCTAAAATCAAACCTTGCACGGGACCTCTTCCACTTGATTATCAATGCGATCACAGCAATAAGGACCACTGACCCTGAGAAAAATGCTGCAAATAAAATGGCAACTGGGGGAGAGTAGACCTGGCACGAATCACCACCGTATCCGAACGAACACATGCAAGTTGTTTCTCTGTTTTGGTAAACACACAACCCTTTTCCACTGCAGCGCCTTTTGCCACACGTTTCTGCATTCAAATCTAAAAGGCCTGCAGTGACATATGAAGTAGTGTAAAAATCTGAGTCTGTATGAGGTGATGGTACAGTGAAAGAGATTGGTGACGCCGTGAGATCAGGTATCTTGACACCAGACTTGGATTTTAATTTGTTACCTGGGGGACAGATTGGATACTTATTTAAAAATCGGTTAAAAAGGGAAGCAAAAACGTTACGAGTGGCTAAAATGTACTCACAGTTCTCATCCGAATGGTCCAAACAGTCCACGTGTCCATTGCAGAACTTTTCTTCTGACAGACATGAAATTTGATTCAGACAAGACCTACTGCCGACGGGACAACGGTGCTCTGGAGAACAGTGGGTCGCATTAACATTGATGTAGTCATTAGCGCATTTGCACGTTCGACCGGTCGGAGTGGCCAAGCACAAATGCTGGCAGTTGCCATTCTTTACTTTGCACAGGTTAGAACCTGTCAAAAAAGACAATCACTTAAAATTCCAACTTACTGTCAGGTTAAAGTAAAGTTCGTAATTGCACCTACCAGCCTCACTAGATTTGCTAATTGCCTTCATGCTAATGACTTCTGTGCCAACCTCAAACCACAACTTGTCTTCCTGCTGGTCATCAGTGAACCAGAGTCTGGTCTTATCTATGTGATAAAGTGGGGAAGAAAAATGAACAGTTCCAAACTTGCTTTGAAATACCCATGTGGGTAGAAATTGTTGTCATTACCACGGACAGTCATCCAGAGCAGTGCATCGTCACTGACCGCAACCGCAACCAAGCCATCTGCTTCCTTCAGTTCTTTGTATTCAGAGCCATCAAGTCGAACAGACCCAATCACATTGCgatctacaaaaaaatattcactttttaatttCTACTGCAGTTTATATCTGTATAAATCCAGTGCAAAAACAACTACCGACAAATTCAATTCTTACCAGTGTCAGCCCAGAGAATAGCTTCTCCGTTACTGGAAAAGACCAGAGAGTTTGGTCGGCCATCATTCTTCCACACGACTCTTCTTTCAGTACCATCCATGTTGGCACACTCGATAGTAGCTACAGTGCTAGCATTCTGCAGAACCTTATTGGTGAAACAAACACTGCCCTGCGGGGGATGGAGGGCAATGGATTCCATGGCGCCAATACCGTCGTTTATCAAAACAGCAGTATATACACCACCACTGGAGGTGACATGCAGGCGGGGTTGCTTGTTGCTGCTCCAGTAGAGATTGAAGGTTACCCAGTCCAAGGCCATAGCAGTGATTGTGTCTCCAAGGAGCTTAAAAAATTGGCCTTCAGACATCAAATTAAAGTCTTTCAGCTTGAAGGCACTGAGGGAAGTTGTGCCATCATCAGATATGAAGAGTGTGTGCTCATGTAGACTGTAGTCCATTATTGTTGCCTCGTTGACGCTTGGTATCTGCAGCACTTTGTGTTCTGGCCAACCTTTCAGTTCCTCCGAATTGTGTCGGGCCTGCAGGTAAAGCTGCCAAAAACGATAACATTCACACTAAACTCAGTTAAATCACAGcaacattttagtatttttttaagctcGAGGGAGGGACAGAGgcaaaaagatatatataaagTACAACCTTGGTGACAGTGGATGAAGATAAGAGCAACAAGAAGGCTGTATCAACCAGGTTGGTGCAGGTCAGACCATCATCAGCAAGTATAAGATCTGCGGGACACTTGCACACAGATTTGCGTTCTGGGGCTAAAACGCACAAGTGTGAACATTCCATCTTCTTGCAGGGATTTCCTTTGGTTTGTTGTAATATTTGATGGACAATCTAAAATAGAAAGAggcattagaaaaaaatattgaagttTAAAATCGACATTATCAATTGGCACACTACTTGGATTGACAAGTTGTACAGTGACTTGCCTTTACAGCAAAAGTTTGTCTTGGTCTCTTCAACAGAACGCGAACATTTTTGCCAGTTACTTTATGAGCAGCCAGAACCACTCTTCTCTTGGCATCAGACCAGTAGAGCATGTCATTGAACACAGCCAAGGAGAACGGGTTGGTAGTCTCTTTCATCTGTAAGATCTGAAATGGAAATTGTACAGTGTATCTTGCAGGGGCAAGGGTACCCAACTTAaggttatataaaaaataaaaaactggactttttccattaaattttACCCAAATGTTATGGCCATCAAGTGTTGCAGACCCTATTGCCTTTAGCTTCAAATCTGTCCAGTAGATTCGGTCAGTAAGGGCATCTACTGCCACACCACCAGGCCAGCCCAAACTGGCATTAACCACTATGCGTCTCTCTGAGCCATCCATTCCAGCCCTCTCAATCTTGGGTACATTACCAATTTCAGCCCAGAACATCAAtctattatggaaaaaaataggtgaGCGGAACACAAATTTAAGTATTTTATGATATTTCAAAGCTTCTCCCATTGAAATATTGATAGCCTACCCCTTTTCTGGTAAGAGTGCAAGGGAGCGAGGCTGATCCAAATCTTCGTCTAGGATAACGCAATATGGAGAACCACCAGACAGTTTAATGGCAACAATTTGACTGTCCACACCATCAATCCAGTATAAATTTCTCCCAAACCAGTCCAAGGCTATAGATTCTACCCGCACACCTTGGAACACAAGTGGAGGGGGTTTTAGGTTGAAATCCAgcatttcatttaaacttatcCAGTACTTTGTTCTTTGGAAATGTAAAGAATGTCCTCAGGATGAGCTACTTTACCTTTAATTAGCGTTCCAGTGGTCTTTTGATCCATCGAGGACCACCTGATGGTGTCACTGTCAAGACTGACCCAAAACACTGTCCTTTCATGCCAGTCATAGTCCAGGGATAAAATTGGCTTCTTGGCAGAAGACAAAAGATTCAAGTGGCCACTGCGCAAGCCATACAGGAACAGATCCGTTTGGATTGACAACAAGAGTAACAGTTCCCCTGTAGGACGATAGGTTTGTTATATTTAAGAAACAAAATGTGGCCATAAGCATAATCATCCGCTTGATAGTCCACCAAGACCATAAAAATCATTCAGATCACAGGTcttacaaaaatacatttttttctaatgtggACGAAGCAAAGAGTGAATGGGCAAGACGAGTTCATTCGTGCACAACATTCAAATTTGCATGAGAATTTACAGATCAACTTACCCTTAATTTTGCAGGTATGTCCATCTGCGTCAATAATGTACCCCATATGACAGTCACACTTATAGGAGCCCACAGTATTTATGCACAGTTGACTGCAAACGGGTGATCGGTGGTCTTCACACTCATCCACATCAAAACAAGTCATTCCATCTTTTAGGAGTCTGTAGCCCACTGTACAGTGGCAACGCTGCACAGAACGAGACGTTAACAGTTTATTTGACGTCGACAATTATGCTCCAAAACATTTGTATCAACGCCTCTAAACGGTTCTTGCTTTTTGAGCAGTCTACATTTCTCTAGCAGCTAGGCCATTTATGTGGCGTTCCCTACCGGACCAAGTGGTGTGCTGAAGCAACCCTGGGAGCAGCGGTTGAGATCTGCTTCAGAACAGTTTATTTGGCAGCTCCCATCCTCGTCTGAACCGTCTGTACAATTTCTAATTCCGTTGCAGAAGACAGATGGATCCACACACTCCAGGCTGCCACATTGGAACTGATGAGGAAGACATGCAGCCAATCCACCTGGTATGCGAAAACAAAAGTTACACGGGCAGTATTCCCAAACATCAAAACAGACAGATTTATTTAGTCAGATTAATCCAGTTACTCACAGTCCATCTCATCACTTTCATCATGACAATCTTTTGTGCCATCGCACCTCCAGGCAAGAGGGATACACATGGTTTTCGATTGGCATGACCATTGAAAATCACCACAAGTCAGTGGAGCCAATTCAGGACAATCCTGAAATAGTGGCTCGTTAAGCAGGCACTTTTAGGCGGTATGAATTCAAAAATTAATCGTGTATGCCACCTTCTCATCTGTGCCATCTTTGCAGTCCTTTTCCCCATCACACAGCCACTCCTGCACCAGGCACTCCTTGCTCTGAGGACAACGGTGCTTGGTCATGCAGACTGGTGCTTTTAAACAACTTTCTTCATCCGATTGATCCCAACAGTCTGGGTGACCGTCGCAATGCATTGTAGCCAATATACACTGACCACTGGTGCACCTAAATTCACTAGCACTGCAGTCCTTGACTAAAGGAGGCAATTAAAAGACACATTTGTCATCTAAAAccaccattaaaaaataagtgttttttttctccttatacACAACATACCACAGTTTGTCTCATCAGTCCCATCGTAACAATCGATCTCCCCGTCACAAAGGAAACTTTTGGGAATGCAGCTGTTTCCACTATCACAGTAATGCGCGCACTCCTCGTCATTTTTAGTGCATTTCTGCTCGTCAGAGCGGTCCTGACACTGAGGCACGCCATCGCACACTTGATTCTTTTCTAAGCACTTTTTACCATGGGCACACTGGAACTGATCTGCAGAGGACAACAGTCAATCAGAATTGCAAACATTATATATAATTTCCCTTTATGACTGTGTTAAATGATGCTTGACAAACTAAAGTCTTTAAAGGAAAGCTTATCTCCAAAACAATTTGGTGAAGGGTTTGACAAAGAAATGCTGTAAAATCAATTGGCAAGCCATGGCCAATGGAATACAGTTATAGAAACTTCATTTTTGTccaaataatatgaaaaaaatagaccCTATGCATCTACTGACCCTGTTCACAAGTAGATGAGCATTCTTCTTCATCCGAACCATCGGTGCAGTCATTTTCTCCATCACAGAGATGGTTGAAGAGGACACATTCAATGTTGTCTTTGCAGGGTTGTGAACCCAAGGAGCACTTGAGAGGTTTAAACACAAACCATTCTGGCATTATGGTGGTTGAACTGGCTTCTTCATTCAGATTTTCTGATTTAGCAGACAATAGCCACAATCAGAAAAGTGCCAAGAAATAATTCCAGATATTGTTCAGTTTAAGCTTACCACAATTTTCCTCATCTGTTCCATCTAAACAGTCTCTTTCTGCGTCACACAGCAAAGTTTCGGGTAAGCAACGGTTGTTATTGTCACAGAGATGAACACAACCCTCTGGTTTTGAACAATGCAATTCATCTGACCGGTCCTGACATTG of Stigmatopora argus isolate UIUO_Sarg chromosome 5, RoL_Sarg_1.0, whole genome shotgun sequence contains these proteins:
- the rchy1 gene encoding RING finger and CHY zinc finger domain-containing protein 1: MAARMGCEHYARSCLLKAPCCGKLYVCRLCHDAEENHQMDRFKVEWVECSECQTLQQAQQTCQQCHVKFGEYYCDICHLFDKDKKQYHCQPCGICRIGPRGKYFHCDKCNLCLALDLQGNHKCVENVSRQNCPVCMEDIHTSRIGAHVLPCGHLLHKSCFDDMVRTNAYRCPLCMHSVWNMTDHWEQIDKEIAMSPMPTEYQGATVKIICNDCQAHCTVPFHVLGMKCKDCGSYNTAKDGGLIQQPEQQHPEPDHDNEPATEVEQQQLNQAE
- the lrp13 gene encoding low-density lipoprotein receptor-related protein 2, translated to MFSARCCSCRFILIVVMAVYLCLFAVLLQLTVPLLAAETNPVKCSLSSRQCKDGLECVLHSHVCDGEPDCSDESDEEGCEVACGKDQFQCAHGKKCINKDEVCDGVLQCQDRSDELHCSKPEGCVHLCDNNNRCLPETLLCDAERDCLDGTDEENCENLNEEASSTTIMPEWFVFKPLKCSLGSQPCKDNIECVLFNHLCDGENDCTDGSDEEECSSTCEQDQFQCAHGKKCLEKNQVCDGVPQCQDRSDEQKCTKNDEECAHYCDSGNSCIPKSFLCDGEIDCYDGTDETNCVKDCSASEFRCTSGQCILATMHCDGHPDCWDQSDEESCLKAPVCMTKHRCPQSKECLVQEWLCDGEKDCKDGTDEKDCPELAPLTCGDFQWSCQSKTMCIPLAWRCDGTKDCHDESDEMDCGLAACLPHQFQCGSLECVDPSVFCNGIRNCTDGSDEDGSCQINCSEADLNRCSQGCFSTPLGPRCHCTVGYRLLKDGMTCFDVDECEDHRSPVCSQLCINTVGSYKCDCHMGYIIDADGHTCKIKGELLLLLSIQTDLFLYGLRSGHLNLLSSAKKPILSLDYDWHERTVFWVSLDSDTIRWSSMDQKTTGTLIKGVRVESIALDWFGRNLYWIDGVDSQIVAIKLSGGSPYCVILDEDLDQPRSLALLPEKGLMFWAEIGNVPKIERAGMDGSERRIVVNASLGWPGGVAVDALTDRIYWTDLKLKAIGSATLDGHNIWILQMKETTNPFSLAVFNDMLYWSDAKRRVVLAAHKVTGKNVRVLLKRPRQTFAVKIVHQILQQTKGNPCKKMECSHLCVLAPERKSVCKCPADLILADDGLTCTNLVDTAFLLLLSSSTVTKLYLQARHNSEELKGWPEHKVLQIPSVNEATIMDYSLHEHTLFISDDGTTSLSAFKLKDFNLMSEGQFFKLLGDTITAMALDWVTFNLYWSSNKQPRLHVTSSGGVYTAVLINDGIGAMESIALHPPQGSVCFTNKVLQNASTVATIECANMDGTERRVVWKNDGRPNSLVFSSNGEAILWADTDRNVIGSVRLDGSEYKELKEADGLVAVAVSDDALLWMTVRDKTRLWFTDDQQEDKLWFEVGTEVISMKAISKSSEAGSNLCKVKNGNCQHLCLATPTGRTCKCANDYINVNATHCSPEHRCPVGSRSCLNQISCLSEEKFCNGHVDCLDHSDENCNKLKSKSGVKIPDLTASPISFTVPSPHTDSDFYTTSYVTAGLLDLNAETCGKRRCSGKGLCVYQNRETTCMCSFGYGGDSCQVYSPPVAILFAAFFSGSVVLIAVIALIIKWKRSRARVANPDSEKETSMTNLESKTAVAPPTETSGGNQEKKDSAAGD